The Musa acuminata AAA Group cultivar baxijiao chromosome BXJ1-3, Cavendish_Baxijiao_AAA, whole genome shotgun sequence genome window below encodes:
- the LOC103978402 gene encoding golgin candidate 4 isoform X1: protein MRGSIATYKESLTRIADGILDAADEPHGPQALAAEGEESPRRFPRRSLPRVSPPPGSPIANGVDSGRQDEGNAEVSPNRWQIHISQQNPHPMGNHSSKVNVPKQDGISNGAIQTQEHDAVKRNMELTYANSQGNGQEHPGLFQETNISLAAVKVSLEAEIKQLREQLDQEHVSALLLKQKLQEECQLNESYQSELNDLKMDKKRSSIELKELQKDLNKKISELGQLEAELRKRDMEQEHNIPMENAKSMIMTLEKENAKLKIEKDELEKNMKLCMKSSEDTENMTLSKRKLEEALEETCTERDKALQELARLKQHILEKELEDSDKMDEDSKMIEELQANCQHQITHISQLEKALKHEIEKKEEFMKLKNDELHKSNEAIIDLMQKLANCRSIVDSKNVELLNLETALGQYYAESEAKERLAKDLAMVREEAAKFSDSLKAANNELEISSREKDEMIAKLTQTERTVSEGTHFIRKLEEDNAKLRRALEQSMTTVNRMSLDSDNCVDRRIVIKLLVTYFQRNHSKEVLDLIVRMLGFTEEDKQRIGFAQHAAGKGIVRGMLGRTGRLVGGFLGGNSPETSSSSDNQSFADLWVDFLLKETEDRERRESSEALGASSSQAGRHMLESPRECHQHT from the exons ATGCGGGGTTCGATCGCCACCTACAAGGAGAGCCTCACCCGGATCGCCGACGGGATCTTGGACGCTGCCGACGAGCCCCACGGCCCCCAGGCTCTTGCCGCCGAAGGCGAGGAGTCGCCACGTCGGTTTCCCCGCCGGAGCCTGCCGAGGGTATCGCCACCGCCTGGTTCTCCCATCGCCAATGGGGTCGATTCCGGACGCCAGGACGAG GGAAATGCTGAAGTGTCCCCCAATAGATGGCAAATACATATTTCCCAACAGAATCCACATCCTATGGGAAACCATTCATCTAAGGTTAATGTTCCCAAGCAGGATGGTATCAGCAATGGGGCCATACAAACGCAAGAGCATGATGCTGTGAAACGAAATATGGAGCTGACATATGCAAATTCACAGGGCAATGGACAG GAGCATCCAGGTTTGTTTCAAGAGACCAACATATCTCTGGCAGCAGTAAAGGTTAGCCTCGAGGctgaaattaaacaactaagggaGCAACTCGACCAAGAGCACGTAAGTGCATTACTATTAAAACAGAAACTGCAAG AGGAATGCCAGCTGAATGAGTCTTATCAGAGCGAACTTAATGATCTGAAGATGGATAAAAAAAGG AGCTCCATTGAGTTGAAAGAGTTGCAAAAGGACTTAAATAAGAAGATATCAGAATTAGGACAACTAGAAGCGGAACTGAGGAAAAGAGACATGGAACAAGAACATAATATTCCTATGGAGAATGCAAAAAGCATGATTATGACTTTAGAGAAGGAAAATGCAAAGCTAAAG ATAGAGAAGGATGAACTTGAGAAGAATatgaaactttgcatgaagagttCTGAG GATACAGAGAATATGACACTTTCAAAAAGAAAGTTGGAGGAAGCACTAGAAGAGACCTGCACAGAACGAGACAAGGCATTACAGGAATTGGCCCGACTTAAGCAACACATACTAGAGAAG GAACTTGAAGATTCAGACAAGATGGATGAGGATAGTAAAATGATTGAGGAACTTCAGGCAAACTGTCAACACCAAATAACTCACATATCGCAGTTGGAGAAGGCTCTAAAGCATGAaatagagaagaaagaagagtttATGAAACTTAAAAATGATGAACTTCACAAGTCAAATGAAGCAATTATCGATCTGATGCAAAAACTTGCAAATTGTAGGAGCATAGTTGACTCAAAAAATGTTGAATTGCTAAACCTTGAGACTGCCCTTGGCCAGTACTATGCTGAAAGTGAAGCCAAG GAACGATTGGCAAAAGATTTGGCTATGGTAAGAGAAGAAGCTGCTAAATTTTCTGACTCATTAAAG GCTGCAAACAATGAGCTGGAAATATCAAGTAGAGAAAAAGATGAGATGATTGCTAAACTCACACAGACTGAGAGGACTGTATCAGAAGGAACGCACTTCATACGTAAACTTGAGGAGGATAATGCAAAGTTACGCCGTGCCCTTGAGCAGAGCATGACAACAGTAAATAGAATGTCTCTGGATTCAGATAACTGCGTTGACAG GCGAATAGTGATCAAATTGTTAGTGACTTACTTCCAGCGGAACCACAGCAAAGAG GTTTTGGACCTTATAGTTCGCATGCTGGGTTTTACCGAGGAAGACAAGCAAAGGATAGGCTTTGCACAACATGCTGCTGGCAAAGGCATCGTTAGGGGCATGTTAGGTCGGACAGGGCGTCTGGTTGGAGGCTTTTTGGGAGGAAATTCACCTGAAACATCATCATCTTCAGATAATCAG TCTTTTGCAGACCTGTGGGTTGACTTTCTTCTCAAAGAAACTGAAGACAGAGAGAGGAGGGAATCTTCTGAAGCATTGGGCGCGTCCAGCAGCCAAGCCGGGAGGCACATGCTCGAAAGCCCCAGAGAATGCCACCAACATACCTAG
- the LOC103978400 gene encoding allene oxide cyclase, chloroplastic yields the protein MASLSAPSLGFSLSNSSSRKLSGLQQNTSPASLRLGSSPSNKLQLKSMRGRPQSSAINVSLSSTNHPSLESGGGPATDVQEMCVYEINELDRNSPAYLRLSQKDVNSLGDLVPFSNKVYSGDLQKRLGITAGLCVLIQHVPERVGDRYEAIYSFYFGEYGHISVQGAYLTYEDTYLAVTGGSGVFAGVRGQVKLRQLVFPFKIFYTFYLEGIPDLPEELLCSPVPPSPEVEPTPAAKAAEPHAALNNYTN from the exons ATGGCTTCTCTCAGTGCTCCATCTCTCGGCTTCAGTCTCTCCAACTCCTCCTCGAGGAAGCTCTCCGGCCTCCAACAGAACACCTCTCCTGCATCACTCAGGCTCGGCTCCTCGCCGAGCAACAAACTGCAGCTGAAATCGATGCGTGGAAGGCCTCAGTCATCCGCCATCAACGTCTCCCTTTCCTCCACCAACCACCCATCTCTCGAGTCCGGTGGTGGACCAG CTACCGACGTGCAGGAAATGTGCGTCTACGAGATCAACGAGCTCGACCGCAACAGCCCGGCCTACCTTCGTTTGAGCCAGAAGGACGTCAACTCCCTCGGCGACCTCGTCCCCTTCAGCAACAAG GTATACTCCGGGGACTTACAGAAGCGGCTGGGAATCACGGCGGGGCTGTGCGTGCTGATCCAGCACGTCCCGGAGCGCGTCGGCGACCGCTACGAGGCCATCTACAGCTTCTACTTCGGCGAGTACGGGCACATCTCGGTGCAGGGAGCGTACTTGACGTACGAGGACACGTACCTGGCCGTCACCGGCGGGTCCGGCGTGTTCGCGGGCGTCCGCGGCCAGGTGAAGCTGCGCCAGCTCGTGTTCCCCTTCAAGATCTTCTACACCTTCTACCTCGAGGGCATCCCCGACCTCCCCGAGGAGCTGCTCTGCTCTCCGGTGCCGCCTTCGCCGGAGGTCGAGCCCACGCCCGCCGCCAAGGCTGCGGAACCCCACGCCGCCCTCAACAACTACACCAATTAG
- the LOC103978402 gene encoding golgin candidate 4 isoform X2 yields MRGSIATYKESLTRIADGILDAADEPHGPQALAAEGEESPRRFPRRSLPRVSPPPGSPIANGVDSGRQDEGNAEVSPNRWQIHISQQNPHPMGNHSSKVNVPKQDGISNGAIQTQEHDAVKRNMELTYANSQGNGQEHPGLFQETNISLAAVKVSLEAEIKQLREQLDQEHSSIELKELQKDLNKKISELGQLEAELRKRDMEQEHNIPMENAKSMIMTLEKENAKLKIEKDELEKNMKLCMKSSEDTENMTLSKRKLEEALEETCTERDKALQELARLKQHILEKELEDSDKMDEDSKMIEELQANCQHQITHISQLEKALKHEIEKKEEFMKLKNDELHKSNEAIIDLMQKLANCRSIVDSKNVELLNLETALGQYYAESEAKERLAKDLAMVREEAAKFSDSLKAANNELEISSREKDEMIAKLTQTERTVSEGTHFIRKLEEDNAKLRRALEQSMTTVNRMSLDSDNCVDRRIVIKLLVTYFQRNHSKEVLDLIVRMLGFTEEDKQRIGFAQHAAGKGIVRGMLGRTGRLVGGFLGGNSPETSSSSDNQSFADLWVDFLLKETEDRERRESSEALGASSSQAGRHMLESPRECHQHT; encoded by the exons ATGCGGGGTTCGATCGCCACCTACAAGGAGAGCCTCACCCGGATCGCCGACGGGATCTTGGACGCTGCCGACGAGCCCCACGGCCCCCAGGCTCTTGCCGCCGAAGGCGAGGAGTCGCCACGTCGGTTTCCCCGCCGGAGCCTGCCGAGGGTATCGCCACCGCCTGGTTCTCCCATCGCCAATGGGGTCGATTCCGGACGCCAGGACGAG GGAAATGCTGAAGTGTCCCCCAATAGATGGCAAATACATATTTCCCAACAGAATCCACATCCTATGGGAAACCATTCATCTAAGGTTAATGTTCCCAAGCAGGATGGTATCAGCAATGGGGCCATACAAACGCAAGAGCATGATGCTGTGAAACGAAATATGGAGCTGACATATGCAAATTCACAGGGCAATGGACAG GAGCATCCAGGTTTGTTTCAAGAGACCAACATATCTCTGGCAGCAGTAAAGGTTAGCCTCGAGGctgaaattaaacaactaagggaGCAACTCGACCAAGAGCAC AGCTCCATTGAGTTGAAAGAGTTGCAAAAGGACTTAAATAAGAAGATATCAGAATTAGGACAACTAGAAGCGGAACTGAGGAAAAGAGACATGGAACAAGAACATAATATTCCTATGGAGAATGCAAAAAGCATGATTATGACTTTAGAGAAGGAAAATGCAAAGCTAAAG ATAGAGAAGGATGAACTTGAGAAGAATatgaaactttgcatgaagagttCTGAG GATACAGAGAATATGACACTTTCAAAAAGAAAGTTGGAGGAAGCACTAGAAGAGACCTGCACAGAACGAGACAAGGCATTACAGGAATTGGCCCGACTTAAGCAACACATACTAGAGAAG GAACTTGAAGATTCAGACAAGATGGATGAGGATAGTAAAATGATTGAGGAACTTCAGGCAAACTGTCAACACCAAATAACTCACATATCGCAGTTGGAGAAGGCTCTAAAGCATGAaatagagaagaaagaagagtttATGAAACTTAAAAATGATGAACTTCACAAGTCAAATGAAGCAATTATCGATCTGATGCAAAAACTTGCAAATTGTAGGAGCATAGTTGACTCAAAAAATGTTGAATTGCTAAACCTTGAGACTGCCCTTGGCCAGTACTATGCTGAAAGTGAAGCCAAG GAACGATTGGCAAAAGATTTGGCTATGGTAAGAGAAGAAGCTGCTAAATTTTCTGACTCATTAAAG GCTGCAAACAATGAGCTGGAAATATCAAGTAGAGAAAAAGATGAGATGATTGCTAAACTCACACAGACTGAGAGGACTGTATCAGAAGGAACGCACTTCATACGTAAACTTGAGGAGGATAATGCAAAGTTACGCCGTGCCCTTGAGCAGAGCATGACAACAGTAAATAGAATGTCTCTGGATTCAGATAACTGCGTTGACAG GCGAATAGTGATCAAATTGTTAGTGACTTACTTCCAGCGGAACCACAGCAAAGAG GTTTTGGACCTTATAGTTCGCATGCTGGGTTTTACCGAGGAAGACAAGCAAAGGATAGGCTTTGCACAACATGCTGCTGGCAAAGGCATCGTTAGGGGCATGTTAGGTCGGACAGGGCGTCTGGTTGGAGGCTTTTTGGGAGGAAATTCACCTGAAACATCATCATCTTCAGATAATCAG TCTTTTGCAGACCTGTGGGTTGACTTTCTTCTCAAAGAAACTGAAGACAGAGAGAGGAGGGAATCTTCTGAAGCATTGGGCGCGTCCAGCAGCCAAGCCGGGAGGCACATGCTCGAAAGCCCCAGAGAATGCCACCAACATACCTAG
- the LOC103978403 gene encoding acyl-lipid (9-3)-desaturase has translation MATEGEGEKRYITVEELRKHNAATDLWISIQGGVYDVTDWIKDHPGGDLPLLSLAGQDATDAFVAYHPASAWAHLGRFFVGYLDGYCVTDVSRDYRRLVAEFSKSGLFDEKGRVALFTICFMLFLLVTAVSGVLLSESALVHALCGGMTGFLWIQSGWIGHDSGHYRIVRNPRLNRVAQIISGNCLTGLSIGWWKRNHNAHHIACNSLDFDPDLQHMPLFAVSSKFFASMTSYFYERKMNFDAVARFLISYQHWTFYPVMCFARINLLAQSILLLLSKKNVPNRWQEITGVAVFWIWYPLLVSCLPNWGERITFVVASLAVTGIQHVQFCLNHFSSSVYVGPPQGNDWFEKQTMGTLDVSCSPWMDWFHGGLQFQVEHHLFPRLPRCHLRKVSPFVRELCKKHKLPYNIASFWEANAMTVRTLRAAALQAQDLANPVPKNLVWEAVNTHG, from the coding sequence ATGGCTACGGAAGGCGAGGGGGAGAAGAGGTACATCACCGTGGAAGAGCTCCGCAAGCACAATGCCGCCACCGATCTCTGGATCTCCATCCAGGGTGGGGTCTACGACGTCACCGACTGGATCAAGGACCACCCCGGCGGCGACCTCCCCCTCCTCAGCCTCGCCGGCCAGGACGCTACCGATGCGTTCGTCGCCTACCACCCCGCCTCCGCCTGGGCCCACCTTGGCCGCTTCTTCGTCGGTTACCTCGACGGCTACTGCGTTACCGACGTCTCCCGCGACTACCGCCGCCTCGTCGCCGAGTTCTCCAAGTCCGGCCTATTCGATGAGAAGGGCCGCGTCGCCCTCTTCACCATCTGCTTTATGCTCTTCCTCCTCGTGACCGCCGTCTCCGGCGTGCTTCTCTCGGAGAGCGCCCTCGTCCACGCCCTCTGCGGCGGCATGACGGGCTTCCTCTGGATCCAGTCCGGCTGGATCGGGCACGACTCCGGACACTACCGGATCGTCCGGAATCCACGCCTCAACCGGGTCGCCCAGATAATCTCAGGAAATTGCCTCACGGGCCTCAGCATTGGGTGGTGGAAGAGGAACCACAACGCCCACCACATCGCCTGCAACAGCCTCGATTTCGACCCCGACCTACAGCACATGCCCCTCTTCGCGGTGTCGTCCAAGTTCTTCGCCTCGATGACATCGTACTTCTACGAGAGGAAGATGAACTTCGACGCCGTCGCGAGGTTCCTGATCAGCTACCAGCACTGGACGTTCTACCCGGTGATGTGCTTCGCCAGGATCAATCTGCTCGCGCAATCCATACTGCTGCTGCTTTCGAAGAAGAATGTGCCCAATAGATGGCAGGAGATCACCGGGGTTGCCGTCTTCTGGATCTGGTACCCTCTGCTCGTCTCGTGTTTGCCGAATTGGGGAGAGCGGATCACGTTCGTCGTCGCTAGCTTGGCGGTCACCGGGATTCAGCACGTTCAATTCTGCTTGAACCACTTTTCTTCCAGCGTCTACGTCGGGCCGCCGCAGGGAAATGACTGGTTTGAGAAGCAGACGATGGGGACGCTGGACGTCTCTTGCTCGCCATGGATGGATTGGTTCCATGGGGGTTTGCAGTTCCAGGTGGAGCACCATCTGTTTCCTCGACTGCCGAGGTGCCATCTCAGGAAGGTCTCACCTTTTGTGAGGGAGCTCTGCAAGAAGCATAAGCTGCCATACAATATTGCCTCGTTCTGGGAGGCCAATGCCATGACTGTTCGGACGCTTAGAGCTGCTGCATTGCAAGCTCAGGACTTGGCAAACCCAGTTCCAAAGAACTTGGTCTGGGAAGCTGTTAACACCCATGGGTGA